The Candidatus Tumulicola sp. genomic sequence GTGCCGCCACCCGTCTTCGAGCAGTGCCCGGATGCGGCGCCATGCGGCGACGGCCCGCGCGTTCCGGCGATCGTGATCTCGCCGTTCGCGAAATCGGGTGCGATCGTGCACGAGATGGACGACACGGCGTCCGTGCCGAAATTCGTCGAGACCGTTTTCGGTCTGCCCGCGATGGCCTCGCTACCTGATGAGAAGCCGTATCTGCCGCGAGGACCGCGCGATGGCGACCCTCGCATCGGCGACCTGTCGGGGGCGTTCGATCTCGGACGGCTGCAAGGCAAACGGCAGCCGCTGCCGGCTTCGGCTGCGCTCATACCCGAAAGCGTGGTGATGTCGATACCGTCGCCGTGGAATTGCGCGAAGATCGGCATCGCGCCGGTGCCTCCACCGGCCGGCACGAGCGACGCGCCCCCGGCGGGCTACAGTCCTCGGCCAAAATGAGCCGCGCGTCGCGCTCGTGCAGCCCATTTCTGCACGAACGAGACGCGCGGTCTGTCGCGGCGCTCCGGCGCGGGCGGGCAGTCAGTGACCGGAGCGCCGCCGACACTTGTCAAGCAGTCTCCGGCCTCGAGTCGAGGCGCGTCGGACGAAATGATATAAAACGGCCTTCACGCTCTCATCGAGGCGCGTCAGCGCGGCACGCAATGCGCCGCTACAACGCGCTTATGCCGGAGAGGCTGAGAAGGCCGGAGGCGGCCGGTTCGCGATGCCGCGCGCCAAGACGGGCGGCGGCGGAACGGAAGATCCCAGCGTGATTTCGCAGAGTTGATGCGCAACGCTCGGCCGCGCCGGGCGAGCCATCCAGTCGATGAATGCGAGCGCCGCCTGCGCGACGGCGCGGACGTGGCTGCACGCCGCCTTTGCGAAGGACCACAACGCCAGCGCGACTGCGGCGCCGACGATAACCTGCACGGTCAACGCCACGGGATCGGACGGGCCGAAGATGTGGCTCACGCGTCCGTGGAGCGAGACAGCCTGCGCGAAGAGCAGGCCGAAAAATCCAGAAGCGAGCTGCAGGCCGACGAGCACGCCGATCAAGCGCGCGAGGCCGAGCCGGACCACGCCCCACAAGGCCGGCAGCAACAGCTCGGCGCTGCCGCCCGCGCGCAAGCCGGCGATGAGCTGGCGGACGACGAACGCCGCCGCTAGTGCGAGGGCGAGGAGCGCCGCGTTGGCGATCGAGTTGTGCGCATCGTAGGCGAGCACGACGACGACGCCGTGCGAGCGTTCGAGCGCGAGAAACGCGGCATGCGCGATGAAGGAGGCGAGCAGCGCGCAGCCCGCCACCAAAACCCACATCGCCAGTCGCCGATTCATGTCGTCCGTATTAGTCCCTGTGGAGTTCGTTCCTTTATAACGTTATAACGATGTAGCGTGCTCGTTGGTTCATCAGGGGATGGGCGTCGTGACCTTCAACGTGATCTGGCGCCCCGCTGCGTACTGCGTGGTGTTGAAACCATTGTTGAGTTTGATCAGGTACTGATGGTTCAGCAAGTTCGTACCCTGGAGTTCCCAGCCGAGATGTCCCGGCGCGGCCTTGCGGCCGAACGATGCGTCGACCTCCCAGTGCACCGGCAGCCGGCCCGGACCGTTTTCGAACTGCACCGGGAAGCCGCTGCCGTAGCGCGTGCCCAGAGTCAGATAGCGATTCGGGTCCCCGGCAAGCGCCCACGTGTACGCCGCATTCAAGGTGTGGGTCTGGTCGTGATCCTCCAGCGCGAAGCTAGACGCGCCCTGCAGCGCGGCCGGCGAGAAGAGGAACGTGCCGCCGGAGATGCCCTTGGCCAGGCTTTCGCTCACGCCATAGGATAGGAAGTAGCTGTCGCCTCTTTCTCTTCGCCCGCTCACGCTCAGCTCTACGCCTCTGGCTCTGCCCACGTCGGAGTTGAAGATGGTGAAGATCGGCGTGCTCCCGAGTTGGGTCGTATCGAGCACATTGCTGACGCTCCGCGCCCACAGGGTGATGTAGCCGCGCACGAGGGGCGAGAACGCGTGCGCGAGCCCGCCCTCGTAGATGGAATCCCGTTCGGGTTTGAGGTCGTATACCGGCACACCACCGCTTCCGCCCACGACCGCAGCATCGCGGCGCACGTCTTCCAAGGCCGGCGCGGCGTAGAGGCGTCCGTAGTAGAAGTGCAGCGTGTTCTTGTCGTCGGCCTGGATATTGGCTTCGATGCGCGGACTCCATTGGAAGCCGCTCGTGAAGCCGGTGGAGTGGTCGTAGCGCAGCCCGGCGTTGAGCGTCAGCACCGGCGACACGTTGATCTTATCTTGGACGTAAGCGCCGAAATTGGAACCCGGTTGCGTGACGTTGTCGTTGAACGTCTGCAATCCCAAGATCGGATCGATGAACCGGATTTGGAACTGGCTCGCGAAATCTTCCCGAGTCGCCGTGAAACCGACCTTGACGTTATGGCGCTGGCCGCCGCGAAACCACGCGGTCGTCAAGCCGTAGTATTGCGCGCGGCGATCTTGGAAGGTCGATGAGGCGCTGCCGCCGGCCAGATCCTTGGCCGGATCGGGCAAGTAGGTGACTCGTCCCGTGCGATACCATGGCGCGATCTCGAAATAACCCTTGCCGTCAGCCGTCAAGCGGTTGAATGCGAGGTTCGCAAAGCGGTCGTACTCGTGTTGGTTATCGTCGGTTCCCGGGACCGAAAAATTCGGGTGTGCCGGATCGGTATCGATGGGGATCTGGAACGCCGCATATTGATTGGAGAAATCGAACGCGAACGTGTCGCGAGCGTTGGGCGCGTACACGGCGCGCAGGAACTCGTCAGCCTGATCGGAGTTGTCGTGCTCGGGCACCAGCGTCGGTGAGTCGATGCCGCG encodes the following:
- a CDS encoding TonB-dependent receptor — protein: MRHHIFAAAAALILSLASGQFALASTYGAVSGTISNEAGKPVVNASVSLSSPDSAAQVTKSDTAGQFSFPRVTFDTYTVSVSASGYGDQTAVVTVSSGGVATVNFTMSPRSLGRIVSRASASAHPVSVDVISTQTILTLPGNNSLGKVTETVPGIVPFSYGEPVSHGFHGLMYEVDGVPIPQTSSSEFAEIIDPRDIDRLEVFTGAFPAEFGGQREGAVVDIITRHVGAAHGGSLSLSGGNYAYNAANLNDAFGNDRFKVFTSFNLVRNARGIDSPTLVPEHDNSDQADEFLRAVYAPNARDTFAFDFSNQYAAFQIPIDTDPAHPNFSVPGTDDNQHEYDRFANLAFNRLTADGKGYFEIAPWYRTGRVTYLPDPAKDLAGGSASSTFQDRRAQYYGLTTAWFRGGQRHNVKVGFTATREDFASQFQIRFIDPILGLQTFNDNVTQPGSNFGAYVQDKINVSPVLTLNAGLRYDHSTGFTSGFQWSPRIEANIQADDKNTLHFYYGRLYAAPALEDVRRDAAVVGGSGGVPVYDLKPERDSIYEGGLAHAFSPLVRGYITLWARSVSNVLDTTQLGSTPIFTIFNSDVGRARGVELSVSGRRERGDSYFLSYGVSESLAKGISGGTFLFSPAALQGASSFALEDHDQTHTLNAAYTWALAGDPNRYLTLGTRYGSGFPVQFENGPGRLPVHWEVDASFGRKAAPGHLGWELQGTNLLNHQYLIKLNNGFNTTQYAAGRQITLKVTTPIP